A section of the Mycoplasmopsis synoviae ATCC 25204 genome encodes:
- a CDS encoding class I tRNA ligase family protein, which produces MLKIYVCGPTVYDELHIGNMRPILTFDLMLKAARYLKKDFIFIHNITDIDDKIIFKAKEQNISEKELAQKYSQKYLNHLKTFSVDTITKLEYVTKNLEYIESFLDKLYKRDNAYLIENSGLYFNVEKNLNNYGKISNQNLDDMHFDFDLNSKLQKYNKADFALWKNTSEGIKFDSKFGQGRPGWHTECVALIEKNFGDSQLDIHGGGVDLIFPHHENENIQYQALYQKDITKKWLRSGQINLNNEKMSKSLQNIISVDAFLENNSGNTLKFIFLMSSLTANINLNENLISDASNLDKKLTKLSFLAKVNNLEIKPYDVSKEMKFLFELSFSKFMFEVNALLKNANKNDLEALNKLLFLFNTLGFSYDKLDFSSEIQTYKKWKAALELKDYKSADLLREDLLKKNLI; this is translated from the coding sequence ATGCTTAAAATTTATGTCTGCGGCCCTACAGTTTATGATGAGCTTCATATTGGAAATATGCGGCCAATTTTAACTTTTGATTTAATGCTAAAAGCCGCTAGATATCTAAAAAAAGATTTCATCTTTATTCATAATATAACCGATATCGATGACAAGATAATTTTTAAAGCTAAAGAGCAAAATATTTCAGAAAAAGAGCTTGCACAAAAGTATTCGCAAAAATATTTAAATCACTTAAAAACTTTTAGCGTAGATACTATTACAAAGCTTGAATACGTAACTAAAAATTTAGAGTATATTGAATCGTTTTTAGATAAGCTTTACAAAAGAGATAACGCTTATTTAATAGAAAATAGCGGCTTATATTTTAACGTTGAAAAAAATTTAAATAATTACGGAAAAATTTCAAATCAAAATCTTGATGATATGCATTTTGATTTTGATTTAAATTCAAAACTGCAAAAATATAATAAAGCTGATTTTGCACTTTGAAAAAATACATCAGAGGGAATTAAATTTGATTCTAAATTTGGTCAAGGCCGTCCTGGATGACACACAGAATGTGTAGCGTTAATTGAAAAAAATTTTGGTGATTCTCAACTTGATATTCATGGTGGTGGAGTTGATTTAATTTTTCCTCATCACGAAAATGAAAATATTCAATATCAAGCGCTTTATCAAAAAGATATAACCAAAAAATGACTAAGAAGCGGACAGATTAATTTAAATAATGAAAAGATGTCAAAATCGCTTCAAAATATAATTTCAGTTGATGCGTTTCTAGAAAATAATTCAGGTAATACTTTGAAATTTATTTTTTTAATGTCTTCGCTAACAGCAAATATTAACTTAAATGAAAACTTAATTTCAGATGCTTCAAATTTAGATAAAAAATTAACAAAACTTTCATTTTTAGCTAAAGTTAATAATTTAGAAATAAAGCCTTACGATGTTTCAAAAGAAATGAAATTTCTTTTTGAATTATCATTTTCAAAATTTATGTTTGAAGTAAATGCGCTTTTAAAGAACGCAAACAAAAATGATCTAGAGGCATTAAATAAACTTTTATTTTTATTTAACACGCTAGGATTTAGTTACGATAAATTAGATTTTTCAAGTGAAATACAAACGTATAAAAAATGAAAAGCAGCGCTAGAGTTAAAAGACTATAAAAGCGCTGATTTACTTAGAGAAGATCTACTTAAAAAGAACTTAATTTAG
- the rlmB gene encoding 23S rRNA (guanosine(2251)-2'-O)-methyltransferase RlmB, with amino-acid sequence MAKLFIGGKNSTLDAIESKLNLKRIYLSKKENLKYFKNTNFKVEILSNLELSKLTNNANHQGFVAELDFTYSDINKIYESKPKIVLVLDHIMDTYNLGAIIRSANAAGIKDIVMPKENCADITSNVLKVSSGGFIGINFYKVSSLNAFLNKLKKHSYWIYGSMLDKNSTSYYSAKYNFPMAFILGNEEKGISKSALVEVDEKIHIPQSGSVESLNVSVAAGILLFDIKHKVNE; translated from the coding sequence ATGGCAAAATTATTTATAGGTGGAAAAAATTCAACCCTTGATGCGATTGAAAGTAAATTAAATTTAAAAAGAATTTACCTTTCTAAAAAAGAAAATTTAAAGTATTTTAAAAATACTAATTTTAAAGTTGAAATTCTTTCAAATTTAGAGCTTTCAAAGTTAACTAATAACGCTAACCATCAAGGCTTTGTAGCTGAGCTTGATTTCACCTATAGCGATATTAATAAAATCTATGAATCTAAACCTAAAATAGTTTTAGTTTTAGATCATATCATGGACACTTATAATCTAGGAGCTATTATTAGAAGTGCAAACGCTGCTGGAATTAAAGATATCGTTATGCCAAAAGAAAATTGTGCCGATATTACCTCTAATGTATTAAAGGTATCAAGCGGCGGCTTTATTGGTATTAATTTTTATAAAGTTTCTTCTTTAAATGCTTTTTTAAATAAACTGAAAAAACATAGCTATTGAATTTACGGAAGCATGCTTGATAAAAATTCAACTAGTTACTACAGTGCTAAATACAATTTTCCAATGGCTTTTATACTTGGTAATGAAGAAAAAGGAATATCAAAAAGCGCTCTTGTAGAAGTTGATGAAAAAATTCACATTCCTCAAAGCGGAAGCGTTGAGTCACTTAATGTTTCCGTAGCTGCTGGAATACTGCTTTTTGATATAAAACATAAAGTTAATGAATAA
- the rpmG gene encoding 50S ribosomal protein L33, translating into MKNDKKIFLACSECRVKNYTTNKTLNVEKRVAINKYCPKCKKHNLHKEEL; encoded by the coding sequence ATGAAAAATGACAAGAAAATTTTCTTGGCTTGCAGTGAATGTAGAGTTAAAAACTACACAACAAATAAAACTCTAAATGTAGAAAAAAGAGTTGCAATTAATAAGTATTGTCCGAAGTGTAAAAAACACAATTTACATAAAGAAGAACTATAA
- the secE gene encoding preprotein translocase subunit SecE, with protein sequence MKKFPLFEKIKNRQKKYYLRKVAKEVKRVKWPTAKTNWTTFFQIIVFTILFSTFVFVVTLIFTAIWRAGGLNI encoded by the coding sequence ATGAAAAAATTTCCTTTATTTGAAAAAATAAAAAATAGACAAAAAAAATACTATCTTAGAAAAGTTGCAAAAGAAGTCAAAAGAGTAAAATGACCTACTGCAAAAACTAATTGAACTACTTTTTTTCAAATAATTGTATTTACAATTTTATTTTCAACATTTGTATTTGTTGTTACATTAATTTTTACCGCAATTTGAAGAGCAGGGGGCTTAAATATTTAG
- the nusG gene encoding transcription termination/antitermination protein NusG, which produces MQNSKFRWYLISTITGKEAVIVEALKNRIKSENIEQFFDFSATEDGPFKVFKVPSITKTELNKKQKGLAYKVKWKNMFPGYIFVKADMQDLVWYIIRNTLQVTGIIGSGGGGEKPTPVSQNQIRKSLEKEEEAKKLFEENKNLLNLKVGDLVLITDGNWVGNEAVIEKIIVEDNMAEISFEDFNKKVEFKINLDWLTRIERN; this is translated from the coding sequence ATGCAAAATTCAAAATTTCGTTGATATTTAATTTCAACTATTACCGGAAAAGAAGCCGTGATAGTAGAAGCTTTAAAAAATAGAATTAAATCAGAAAACATAGAGCAATTTTTTGATTTTAGCGCAACTGAAGATGGACCTTTTAAAGTCTTTAAAGTTCCTAGCATAACCAAAACTGAGCTAAATAAAAAACAAAAAGGGCTAGCATATAAAGTAAAATGAAAAAATATGTTTCCTGGATATATTTTTGTTAAAGCTGACATGCAAGATTTAGTGTGATATATTATCCGTAATACCTTGCAAGTTACTGGAATTATCGGTTCTGGTGGTGGGGGAGAAAAACCAACTCCTGTTTCACAAAATCAAATTAGAAAATCACTTGAAAAAGAAGAAGAAGCTAAAAAATTATTTGAAGAAAATAAAAACCTTCTTAATTTAAAAGTTGGTGATTTAGTGCTTATAACCGATGGTAACTGAGTTGGAAATGAAGCCGTTATTGAAAAAATAATCGTAGAAGATAATATGGCTGAAATTTCATTTGAAGATTTCAATAAAAAAGTTGAATTCAAAATTAATTTAGACTGACTAACACGTATAGAACGTAATTAA
- the mnmE gene encoding tRNA uridine-5-carboxymethylaminomethyl(34) synthesis GTPase MnmE — translation MNYQSYSDTICAISSGNNINQPISIIRISGKNAQSIVSKIFSGKVGENKTITYGFIKENSEIVDEVLVSWFLGEPQGDITVYNNYVGEPLIEINAHGGMVVTNKILELLISNGARLAEPGEFTRRAFLNGKLDLSKADAIHNLIMSKTRLQARNEASKLKGSASKVIKDLLKELSLLIGSIEVGIDYPEYIDDYEEDLKANSKEDINLTRINKLIARLEKIVKSSETALNYFEGIKLAIVGKPNVGKSSLLNAMLKEDKAIVTNVAGTTRDIVEGIYYLDNFIFKIIDTAGIRKTRQEIEKIGIERSYKAILDADIVLHLFDNLNSEDEFDLDIKKIVQENNKNYIKVVNKSDLKSDIKWSDDFIKISAKNNDIKNLEDHLLKIYSGFDFNSEDIFATARQIKLFKESLEYAYAAREEIKNQLTYITAIVDLNNLFDTLQLIIGNSNREDLLDEMFKNFCLGK, via the coding sequence ATGAACTATCAATCATATTCGGACACAATCTGCGCTATATCTTCAGGAAATAATATCAACCAGCCGATATCTATAATTAGAATTTCCGGAAAAAATGCCCAAAGCATAGTCTCAAAGATCTTTAGCGGAAAAGTTGGAGAAAATAAAACTATTACATATGGTTTTATTAAAGAAAATTCCGAAATAGTCGATGAAGTTTTAGTAAGCTGATTTTTAGGTGAGCCCCAAGGTGATATCACCGTATATAACAATTACGTCGGAGAGCCTTTAATTGAAATAAACGCTCACGGCGGAATGGTAGTTACTAATAAAATCTTAGAGCTATTAATTAGCAATGGCGCAAGGCTAGCTGAGCCTGGCGAATTTACCCGAAGAGCTTTTTTAAATGGAAAGCTTGATCTTTCAAAAGCTGATGCTATTCATAATTTGATAATGTCAAAAACTAGACTTCAAGCTAGAAACGAAGCATCAAAACTTAAAGGCTCAGCAAGTAAAGTTATAAAAGATCTTTTAAAAGAGCTTTCTTTATTGATAGGAAGCATAGAAGTCGGAATTGACTATCCGGAATATATCGATGACTACGAAGAAGATCTAAAAGCTAATTCAAAAGAAGATATAAATTTAACTAGAATTAATAAATTAATTGCTAGGCTAGAAAAAATAGTTAAAAGCTCTGAAACTGCGCTTAATTATTTTGAAGGAATTAAGCTTGCGATAGTTGGAAAGCCCAATGTCGGCAAATCTTCGCTGCTTAATGCCATGCTTAAAGAAGATAAAGCCATAGTAACTAATGTAGCCGGAACAACTAGAGATATCGTTGAAGGGATTTATTATTTAGATAATTTTATTTTCAAAATAATAGATACTGCCGGAATTAGAAAAACTAGGCAAGAAATAGAAAAAATAGGTATCGAAAGATCTTATAAAGCAATACTAGATGCTGATATAGTTCTGCATTTATTTGATAATTTAAATTCAGAAGATGAATTTGATTTAGATATTAAGAAAATAGTTCAAGAAAACAATAAAAACTACATAAAAGTAGTTAATAAAAGCGATTTAAAATCTGATATTAAATGAAGCGATGATTTTATTAAAATATCAGCAAAAAATAATGACATTAAAAATTTAGAAGATCATTTACTAAAGATATATTCTGGCTTTGATTTTAATAGTGAAGATATTTTCGCAACAGCTAGGCAGATAAAATTATTTAAAGAATCGCTTGAATATGCCTACGCTGCAAGAGAAGAAATTAAAAACCAATTAACTTATATAACAGCAATAGTTGACTTAAATAATTTATTCGATACTTTGCAACTTATAATTGGAAATTCAAATAGAGAAGACTTACTTGATGAAATGTTTAAAAACTTCTGCTTAGGAAAATAA